A portion of the Oncorhynchus nerka isolate Pitt River linkage group LG27, Oner_Uvic_2.0, whole genome shotgun sequence genome contains these proteins:
- the bnc1 gene encoding zinc finger protein basonuclin-1 isoform X2: MASAICCTLVNCTCDSFKPGKLKKRLCEHCKHGWVAHALSKLKLHHMYQGSQVEIVHSNVVFDICSLMLYGTQAIPVRLKILLDRLFSVLKQEEVIQILNALDWTLQDYIRGYVLQDIAGKVLDRWAIMTFEEEIATLQQFLRFGETKSIVELMALQDKEGQAVLVPSTRTNSDIRTFIERSTPRTATTNNVLTPKVEKLSSSKAHHFENFINSMAFMLPFQLLGSVPAPLLGSPLGALQQQGGQMEQGQRRGDENPNALPLPGPPPTESSLVGSSSASFTSDLDRGGDNPMDGLSATPKMEAEDFPTSDNYSDGRSTPCTPSMMNSDFTQMSPDSKLQHSMDRSGGGSLKKGRVYCSACDKTFYDKGTLKIHYNAVHLKIKHKCTIDGCNMVFSSLRSRNRHSANPNPRLHMPMNRNNRDKDLRGGGSLSADEDSEASDKPRSEYPHSSIPVSLTSSPDSQKSVASYMVSHVDSTTSSTKLHHSSSFPSMGHLGHGILFPNLKTVQPVLPFYRSLVTPAELANSPGQHLPSLSVLSSSLPLKPTSITAPDACGAIIDPVPKKKSRKSSMPIKIEKEAVEREGRMGEDSGSEDMSPVQGRDKEECERGVGGGGDLCTRQMGVEREREERGVILAGERGEREEVKRPRSHNPERDVCGGREQEEDEEEKEEGSRQAETGMITCASSPYDGKLNHSLSLSRDHTETEGEEGDQPTSRHQDKPCDDMDHRLTNGGVFRLGDRGKDEPEGCMEDYTNSSLLQSRMDSEEGPLDRDDLPHHCEICSKTFNNQYSVKMHYRNVHLKEMHMCTVAGCNAAFPSRRSRDRHSSNLNLHHKLLTKDLFSPSPRSLYSPASLCRDKDPVSLDYRQDLRDLQRDRELQRDTSSQTSVIFRGHNRMGLVFPMSKMADERTGENAGEELEGGGGVEEGAVLDLSTSSSVPPRGGGSAPSSWDSDGAGSEEGEGLEEEPLPMEEDSDGESCDGIGLGGPVGEGLGGDRTLGCVGGGQMGPQGGGGGSPITCHVCQKVYSNKGTFRAHYKTVHLRLLHKCKVPGCDTTFSSVRSRNRHSQNPNLHRNLTGSGGGTTLDQE, encoded by the exons GCGATCTGCTGCACCTTGGTGAACTGTACCTGTGATAGTTTCAAACCTGGGAAACTGAAGAAAAGACTGTGTGAGCACTGCAAGCATGGATGGGTAGCGCACG CTCTGAGCAAGCTGAAGCTGCACCACATGTACCAGGGCAGCCAGGTGGAGATCGTCCACTCTAACGTGGTCTTTGACATCTGCAGCCTGATGCTCTACGGGACCCAGGCAATCCCAGTCAGACTAAAGATCCTGCTGGACAGGCTGTTCAGTGTCCTGAAACAAGAGGAGGTCATCCAGATCCTCAACGCATTGGACTGGACCCTACAGGACTACATCCGAGGATACGTCCTACAG GACATAGCAGGGAAGGTGTTGGACCGCTGGGCCATCATGACGTTCGAGGAGGAAATTGCTACGCTGCAGCAGTTCCTCCGCTTCGGTGAGACCAAGTCCATTGTGGAGCTGATGGCCCTGCAGGACAAGGAGGGCCAGGCCGTGCTGGTCCCCAGCACCCGCACCAACTCAGACATCCGCACCTTCATCGAGCGCAGCACCCCGCGCACTGCCACCACCAACAACGTCCTGACCCCCAAGGTGGAGAAACTGAGCTCGTCCAAAGCGCACCACTTTGAGAACTTTATTAATAGTATGGCGTTTATGCTACCATTTCAATTGTTGGGCTCCGTGCCAGCGCCTCTCCTGGGGTCGCCACTGGGGGCGCTGCAGCAGCAAGGGGGGCAGATGGAGCAGGGGCAGAGACGGGGGGACGAGAACCCCAACGCCCTCCCCCTCCCCGGGCCGCCTCCCACCGAGAGCAGCCTGGTGGGCTCGAGCTCCGCCTCATTCACCTCTGACCTGGACAGGGGTGGAGACAACCCTATGGACGGCCTCTCGGCCACGCCCAAGATGGAGGCTGAGGACTTCCCCACCAGCGACAACTACTCGGACGGCCGCTCCACACCCTGCACACCCTCCATGATGAACTCTGACTTTACCCAGATGTCCCCGGATAGCAAGCTCCAACACTCCATGGACCGGAGCGGGGGAGGAAGTCTCAAGAAGGGGCGTGTGTACTGCAGTGCGTGCGACAAGACCTTCTACGACAAGGGCACGCTGAAAATCCACTACAACGCTGTGCACCTGAAGATCAAGCACAAGTGCACCATCGACGGCTGCAACATGGTGTTCAGCTCGCTGCGCAGCCGCAACCGCCACAGTGCCAACCCCAACCCGCGCCTGCACATGCCCATGAACCGCAACAACCGCGACAAGGACCTGCGAGGAGGCGGGAGCCTTTCGGCCGACGAAGACTCCGAGGCAAGCGACAAACCGCGGTCTGAGTACCCCCACTCATCCATCCCGGTGTCCCTGACCTCGTCCCCCGACAGCCAGAAGTCAGTTGCCAGCTACATGGTGAGTCATGTGGACTCCACCACCAGCAGCACCAAGCTGCACCACAGCAGCTCCTTCCCCAGCATGGGGCACCTGGGCCACGGCATCCTCTTCCCCAACCTGAAGACAGTGCAGCCTGTGCTGCCTTTCTACCGGAGCCTGGTGACCCCTGCCGAGCTGGCCAACAGCCCCGGCCaacacctcccctccctctccgtcctctcctcctcGCTTCCCCTCAAACCTACCTCCATCACCGCCCCAGACGCCTGCGGTGCCATCATTGACCCTGTGCCCAAGAAGAAGTCGCGAAAGTCGAGCATGCCCATCAAGATCGAGAAGGAagcggtagagagggagggaaggatgggggagGACAGCGGTTCAGAGGACATGAGCCCTGTACAGGGCAGGGACAAGGAGGAGtgtgagagaggggtaggaggaggGGGGGATTTGTGTACGAGACAGATGGgtgtagagagggaaagagaggagagaggagtcattctagctggggagagaggggagagggaggaggtgaagcgGCCAAGGTCCCACAACccggagagagatgtgtgtggagGCAGGGAacaagaggaggatgaagaagaaaaagaagagggaTCCCGGCAGGCAGAGACCGGTATGATCACCTGCGCCTCATCCCCCTATGATGGAAAACTCAACCACAGCCTCTCTCTGAGCAGagaccacacagagacagagggagaggagggcgacCAACCAACCTCCCGGCACCAAGACAAGCCGTGCGACGACATGGACCACCGACTGACCAACGGCGGTGTGTTCAGACTAGGCGACAGAGGGAAGGATGAACCAGAGGGCTGTATGGAGGACTACACCAACTCTAGCCTCCTGCAGTCTCGTATGGACTCTGAGGAGGGGCCACTGGACAGGGATGACCTTCCACACCACTGTGAGATCTGCAGCAAGACGTTCAACAACCAGTACAGTGTGAAGATGCACTACCGCAACGTGCACCTGAAGGAGATGCACATGTGCACGGTGGCTGGCTGTAACGCTGCCTTCCCCTCCCGCAGGagcagagacag GCACAGCTCCAACCTCAACCTCCACCACAAGCTGTTGACCAAAGACCTGTTCAGCCCATCACCCCgctccctctactccccagcctccctctgcAGGGACAAAGACCCTGTCAGCCTGGACTACCGCCAGGACCTGAGAGACCTCCAGAGGGATAGAGAGCTCCAGAGAGACACAAGCAGCCAGACGTCTGTCATCTTCAGAGGACACAACCGCATGGGCCTGGTCTTCCCCATGAGCAAGATGGCCGACGAAAGGACAGGGGAGAATGCAGGAGAGGAactggaaggaggaggaggggtggaggagggggcggTACTGGACCTAAGTACGTCATCGTCTGTACCTCCTCGTGGGGGTGGCAGCGCCCCTTCCTCCTGGGACTCGGATGGGGCAGGCAGCGAGGAAGGGGAGGGGCTAGAGGAGGAGCCTCTGCCGATGGAGGAGGACAGCGATGGGGAAAGCTGCGACGGGATTGGTCTAGGAGGCCCCGTTGGGGAAGGATTGGGCGGGGACAGGACCCTGGGCTGTGTGGGGGGAGGACAGATGGGGCCGCAGGGGGGCGGAGGTGGCTCACCCATTACCTGCCACGTGTGCCAGAAGGTATACAGCAACAAGGGGACTTTCAGAGCCCACTACAAGACTGTCCACCTGCGCCTGCTGCACAAGTGTAAAGTCCCAGGCTGCGACACCACGTTCTCGTCAGTACGGAGCCGCAATAGACACAGCCAGAACCCCAACCTGCACCGCAACCTGACTGGCAGTGGCGGCGGCACCACTCTAGACCAGGAGTAG
- the bnc1 gene encoding zinc finger protein basonuclin-1 isoform X1, with protein sequence MTMAEAICCTLVNCTCDSFKPGKLKKRLCEHCKHGWVAHALSKLKLHHMYQGSQVEIVHSNVVFDICSLMLYGTQAIPVRLKILLDRLFSVLKQEEVIQILNALDWTLQDYIRGYVLQDIAGKVLDRWAIMTFEEEIATLQQFLRFGETKSIVELMALQDKEGQAVLVPSTRTNSDIRTFIERSTPRTATTNNVLTPKVEKLSSSKAHHFENFINSMAFMLPFQLLGSVPAPLLGSPLGALQQQGGQMEQGQRRGDENPNALPLPGPPPTESSLVGSSSASFTSDLDRGGDNPMDGLSATPKMEAEDFPTSDNYSDGRSTPCTPSMMNSDFTQMSPDSKLQHSMDRSGGGSLKKGRVYCSACDKTFYDKGTLKIHYNAVHLKIKHKCTIDGCNMVFSSLRSRNRHSANPNPRLHMPMNRNNRDKDLRGGGSLSADEDSEASDKPRSEYPHSSIPVSLTSSPDSQKSVASYMVSHVDSTTSSTKLHHSSSFPSMGHLGHGILFPNLKTVQPVLPFYRSLVTPAELANSPGQHLPSLSVLSSSLPLKPTSITAPDACGAIIDPVPKKKSRKSSMPIKIEKEAVEREGRMGEDSGSEDMSPVQGRDKEECERGVGGGGDLCTRQMGVEREREERGVILAGERGEREEVKRPRSHNPERDVCGGREQEEDEEEKEEGSRQAETGMITCASSPYDGKLNHSLSLSRDHTETEGEEGDQPTSRHQDKPCDDMDHRLTNGGVFRLGDRGKDEPEGCMEDYTNSSLLQSRMDSEEGPLDRDDLPHHCEICSKTFNNQYSVKMHYRNVHLKEMHMCTVAGCNAAFPSRRSRDRHSSNLNLHHKLLTKDLFSPSPRSLYSPASLCRDKDPVSLDYRQDLRDLQRDRELQRDTSSQTSVIFRGHNRMGLVFPMSKMADERTGENAGEELEGGGGVEEGAVLDLSTSSSVPPRGGGSAPSSWDSDGAGSEEGEGLEEEPLPMEEDSDGESCDGIGLGGPVGEGLGGDRTLGCVGGGQMGPQGGGGGSPITCHVCQKVYSNKGTFRAHYKTVHLRLLHKCKVPGCDTTFSSVRSRNRHSQNPNLHRNLTGSGGGTTLDQE encoded by the exons ATGACAATGGCTGAG GCGATCTGCTGCACCTTGGTGAACTGTACCTGTGATAGTTTCAAACCTGGGAAACTGAAGAAAAGACTGTGTGAGCACTGCAAGCATGGATGGGTAGCGCACG CTCTGAGCAAGCTGAAGCTGCACCACATGTACCAGGGCAGCCAGGTGGAGATCGTCCACTCTAACGTGGTCTTTGACATCTGCAGCCTGATGCTCTACGGGACCCAGGCAATCCCAGTCAGACTAAAGATCCTGCTGGACAGGCTGTTCAGTGTCCTGAAACAAGAGGAGGTCATCCAGATCCTCAACGCATTGGACTGGACCCTACAGGACTACATCCGAGGATACGTCCTACAG GACATAGCAGGGAAGGTGTTGGACCGCTGGGCCATCATGACGTTCGAGGAGGAAATTGCTACGCTGCAGCAGTTCCTCCGCTTCGGTGAGACCAAGTCCATTGTGGAGCTGATGGCCCTGCAGGACAAGGAGGGCCAGGCCGTGCTGGTCCCCAGCACCCGCACCAACTCAGACATCCGCACCTTCATCGAGCGCAGCACCCCGCGCACTGCCACCACCAACAACGTCCTGACCCCCAAGGTGGAGAAACTGAGCTCGTCCAAAGCGCACCACTTTGAGAACTTTATTAATAGTATGGCGTTTATGCTACCATTTCAATTGTTGGGCTCCGTGCCAGCGCCTCTCCTGGGGTCGCCACTGGGGGCGCTGCAGCAGCAAGGGGGGCAGATGGAGCAGGGGCAGAGACGGGGGGACGAGAACCCCAACGCCCTCCCCCTCCCCGGGCCGCCTCCCACCGAGAGCAGCCTGGTGGGCTCGAGCTCCGCCTCATTCACCTCTGACCTGGACAGGGGTGGAGACAACCCTATGGACGGCCTCTCGGCCACGCCCAAGATGGAGGCTGAGGACTTCCCCACCAGCGACAACTACTCGGACGGCCGCTCCACACCCTGCACACCCTCCATGATGAACTCTGACTTTACCCAGATGTCCCCGGATAGCAAGCTCCAACACTCCATGGACCGGAGCGGGGGAGGAAGTCTCAAGAAGGGGCGTGTGTACTGCAGTGCGTGCGACAAGACCTTCTACGACAAGGGCACGCTGAAAATCCACTACAACGCTGTGCACCTGAAGATCAAGCACAAGTGCACCATCGACGGCTGCAACATGGTGTTCAGCTCGCTGCGCAGCCGCAACCGCCACAGTGCCAACCCCAACCCGCGCCTGCACATGCCCATGAACCGCAACAACCGCGACAAGGACCTGCGAGGAGGCGGGAGCCTTTCGGCCGACGAAGACTCCGAGGCAAGCGACAAACCGCGGTCTGAGTACCCCCACTCATCCATCCCGGTGTCCCTGACCTCGTCCCCCGACAGCCAGAAGTCAGTTGCCAGCTACATGGTGAGTCATGTGGACTCCACCACCAGCAGCACCAAGCTGCACCACAGCAGCTCCTTCCCCAGCATGGGGCACCTGGGCCACGGCATCCTCTTCCCCAACCTGAAGACAGTGCAGCCTGTGCTGCCTTTCTACCGGAGCCTGGTGACCCCTGCCGAGCTGGCCAACAGCCCCGGCCaacacctcccctccctctccgtcctctcctcctcGCTTCCCCTCAAACCTACCTCCATCACCGCCCCAGACGCCTGCGGTGCCATCATTGACCCTGTGCCCAAGAAGAAGTCGCGAAAGTCGAGCATGCCCATCAAGATCGAGAAGGAagcggtagagagggagggaaggatgggggagGACAGCGGTTCAGAGGACATGAGCCCTGTACAGGGCAGGGACAAGGAGGAGtgtgagagaggggtaggaggaggGGGGGATTTGTGTACGAGACAGATGGgtgtagagagggaaagagaggagagaggagtcattctagctggggagagaggggagagggaggaggtgaagcgGCCAAGGTCCCACAACccggagagagatgtgtgtggagGCAGGGAacaagaggaggatgaagaagaaaaagaagagggaTCCCGGCAGGCAGAGACCGGTATGATCACCTGCGCCTCATCCCCCTATGATGGAAAACTCAACCACAGCCTCTCTCTGAGCAGagaccacacagagacagagggagaggagggcgacCAACCAACCTCCCGGCACCAAGACAAGCCGTGCGACGACATGGACCACCGACTGACCAACGGCGGTGTGTTCAGACTAGGCGACAGAGGGAAGGATGAACCAGAGGGCTGTATGGAGGACTACACCAACTCTAGCCTCCTGCAGTCTCGTATGGACTCTGAGGAGGGGCCACTGGACAGGGATGACCTTCCACACCACTGTGAGATCTGCAGCAAGACGTTCAACAACCAGTACAGTGTGAAGATGCACTACCGCAACGTGCACCTGAAGGAGATGCACATGTGCACGGTGGCTGGCTGTAACGCTGCCTTCCCCTCCCGCAGGagcagagacag GCACAGCTCCAACCTCAACCTCCACCACAAGCTGTTGACCAAAGACCTGTTCAGCCCATCACCCCgctccctctactccccagcctccctctgcAGGGACAAAGACCCTGTCAGCCTGGACTACCGCCAGGACCTGAGAGACCTCCAGAGGGATAGAGAGCTCCAGAGAGACACAAGCAGCCAGACGTCTGTCATCTTCAGAGGACACAACCGCATGGGCCTGGTCTTCCCCATGAGCAAGATGGCCGACGAAAGGACAGGGGAGAATGCAGGAGAGGAactggaaggaggaggaggggtggaggagggggcggTACTGGACCTAAGTACGTCATCGTCTGTACCTCCTCGTGGGGGTGGCAGCGCCCCTTCCTCCTGGGACTCGGATGGGGCAGGCAGCGAGGAAGGGGAGGGGCTAGAGGAGGAGCCTCTGCCGATGGAGGAGGACAGCGATGGGGAAAGCTGCGACGGGATTGGTCTAGGAGGCCCCGTTGGGGAAGGATTGGGCGGGGACAGGACCCTGGGCTGTGTGGGGGGAGGACAGATGGGGCCGCAGGGGGGCGGAGGTGGCTCACCCATTACCTGCCACGTGTGCCAGAAGGTATACAGCAACAAGGGGACTTTCAGAGCCCACTACAAGACTGTCCACCTGCGCCTGCTGCACAAGTGTAAAGTCCCAGGCTGCGACACCACGTTCTCGTCAGTACGGAGCCGCAATAGACACAGCCAGAACCCCAACCTGCACCGCAACCTGACTGGCAGTGGCGGCGGCACCACTCTAGACCAGGAGTAG